In Oligoflexia bacterium, a single genomic region encodes these proteins:
- a CDS encoding ABC transporter substrate-binding protein encodes MSYTYLKNIFCALVLSFSYYSFAGEVEVLHWWTSASEAEAVNVLKKLLEKEGHTWKDFAVAGGGGENAMTVLKSRVVSGNAPTAAQIKGPAIQEWASMGVNANLDAVAKAENWDNKIYGPLIDHLKYNKHYVAVPVNIHRVNWLWVNPSVFKKAKVKVPTTWQELESAAQALEDYAVKNKLKDFTPIAHGGQNWQDATVFEAIVLSEGGSKLYTDAFINLKKEALTGAAMQNAFKKLRTYKQYTDKGSTGRDWNQATAMVIKGSAGMQIMGDWAKGEFVKAGKKPGVDYLCVPVPGTQGDFTYNVDSFVMFKNKNPKSEAAQNAMAKLILQEEFQKIFNTNKGSVPVNKNIKDSEFDACGQQSIKDINASISKKSFLPSMAHGMSSSPAVQGAIFDVVTNFFNSQQSEKEAAEKLYQSIKASQ; translated from the coding sequence ATGAGTTATACTTATTTAAAAAATATTTTTTGTGCCCTAGTTTTAAGTTTTTCTTATTATAGCTTTGCAGGTGAAGTTGAAGTCCTACATTGGTGGACTTCTGCAAGTGAAGCAGAAGCCGTTAATGTGCTAAAAAAATTACTTGAAAAAGAAGGTCATACTTGGAAAGATTTTGCGGTAGCCGGTGGCGGCGGTGAGAATGCTATGACTGTTTTAAAAAGTAGGGTGGTTTCAGGTAATGCCCCAACAGCAGCGCAAATTAAAGGACCTGCCATACAAGAATGGGCCAGCATGGGTGTAAACGCAAATTTAGATGCAGTTGCCAAAGCTGAAAATTGGGATAATAAAATCTATGGTCCACTGATTGACCATCTTAAATACAATAAACATTATGTAGCTGTTCCCGTTAATATTCACAGAGTTAACTGGTTATGGGTCAACCCAAGCGTCTTTAAAAAAGCTAAGGTTAAAGTACCCACAACATGGCAAGAGTTAGAATCTGCAGCACAGGCCCTAGAAGACTACGCAGTTAAAAACAAACTGAAAGACTTTACGCCAATTGCGCATGGTGGGCAAAACTGGCAAGATGCAACCGTATTTGAAGCCATTGTATTGTCTGAAGGAGGCTCTAAACTGTATACAGATGCGTTTATAAATTTAAAAAAAGAAGCTTTAACTGGTGCGGCTATGCAAAATGCCTTTAAAAAACTAAGAACCTATAAACAATACACGGATAAAGGCAGTACAGGGAGAGATTGGAATCAAGCAACAGCCATGGTTATTAAAGGCAGTGCCGGTATGCAAATCATGGGAGACTGGGCCAAAGGTGAATTTGTGAAAGCCGGTAAAAAACCAGGTGTAGATTATTTATGTGTACCTGTACCAGGCACTCAAGGTGATTTTACCTACAACGTAGACAGCTTTGTTATGTTTAAAAATAAAAATCCAAAATCTGAGGCAGCACAAAATGCTATGGCTAAGTTGATTTTACAAGAAGAGTTTCAAAAAATATTTAACACCAATAAAGGCTCTGTACCTGTAAATAAAAATATCAAAGACAGTGAGTTTGATGCTTGTGGACAACAATCTATTAAAGACATTAATGCCAGCATCAGTAAAAAAAGTTTTCTGCCCAGCATGGCGCATGGGATGTCTAGCTCACCCGCAGTACAGGGAGCAATTTTTGATGTTGTAACCAATTTCTTTAATTCACAGCAGTCTGAAAAAGAAGCCGCAGAAAAACTTTATCAATCAATAAAGGCCAGTCAATAA
- a CDS encoding ROK family protein: MNKKLIAFDLGGHNLRAALIDQKLNILQKKSERTVASRKLSDVIEQIKKLYQGLAKDTKLPISLSIPGYVKKDQTIACAPNFPQWINIKIIDQICQAMDLAIEQCHTLNDANAVMLAEQKLGNAQGINDCLYLGIGTGIGGAIVSDGQLLLGYDSMAGELGHMSIQMDGPLCGCGNRGCIEAYISASALEAKHQKSLKVIADQARKGEEAAQQVYHDLGKHLGVVIASLVNIFNPQRILLGGRVSRSKDLFENTMYEELKIRLKNHPGRDVEIMLAHLGDDAGMIGAAVGYFSKNKG, from the coding sequence ATGAATAAGAAACTTATAGCTTTTGATTTAGGTGGTCATAATTTACGTGCTGCATTAATTGATCAAAAGCTTAATATTTTACAAAAAAAATCTGAACGAACCGTTGCCAGCCGTAAACTTTCAGATGTGATTGAACAGATAAAAAAGCTTTATCAGGGCTTGGCTAAAGATACAAAGTTACCCATTAGTTTGAGTATTCCAGGCTATGTTAAAAAAGATCAAACCATTGCCTGTGCACCTAATTTTCCGCAATGGATTAATATCAAGATTATTGATCAAATATGTCAAGCCATGGACCTAGCTATAGAACAGTGTCATACGCTCAATGATGCTAATGCAGTGATGTTGGCGGAACAAAAATTAGGGAATGCACAAGGAATCAATGATTGCTTGTATTTAGGTATTGGAACTGGCATCGGTGGAGCCATTGTATCTGATGGTCAATTATTATTGGGCTATGACTCAATGGCTGGAGAATTGGGGCATATGTCCATTCAAATGGATGGTCCACTGTGTGGGTGTGGCAACCGTGGTTGTATTGAAGCGTATATTTCAGCATCTGCATTAGAAGCCAAGCACCAAAAAAGTCTTAAAGTCATCGCTGACCAAGCAAGAAAAGGTGAAGAAGCTGCCCAGCAAGTTTATCATGATTTGGGAAAGCATCTAGGGGTAGTTATTGCTTCATTGGTCAATATTTTTAATCCTCAGCGTATATTACTTGGTGGGCGGGTGAGCCGCTCAAAAGATTTGTTTGAGAATACAATGTATGAAGAGCTAAAAATACGTTTAAAAAACCATCCTGGTAGGGATGTAGAAATCATGCTGGCCCATTTAGGAGATGATGCAGGTATGATTGGTGCTGCCGTCGGTTATTTTTCAAAAAACAAAGGATAA
- a CDS encoding MarR family transcriptional regulator, which translates to MISSQWTFFSNHAHVLFILYQHPNITMKDISTAVGITERAVHKIIKELEAFYYIKSKKEGRRNTYTLNLNKPLRHKIEKHCKIKDLIQLISLEDKK; encoded by the coding sequence ATGATATCGTCTCAATGGACTTTTTTTTCTAATCATGCCCATGTTTTGTTTATACTTTATCAACATCCAAATATAACCATGAAAGATATATCAACTGCTGTAGGCATTACAGAACGTGCTGTTCATAAAATCATTAAAGAACTAGAAGCGTTTTACTACATAAAATCAAAAAAAGAAGGACGTAGAAACACTTATACTTTAAACTTAAATAAACCCTTAAGACACAAAATAGAAAAACACTGTAAAATCAAAGATCTTATTCAATTAATAAGTCTAGAAGATAAAAAATGA
- a CDS encoding ABC transporter transmembrane domain-containing protein has translation MKTTNSAPLKTLKLLFALIIKNSKDFALNILFFGLLVSVLSLAIPLSVQTLVNSISFTSLNQPIAVVSILLFIVLISSAIFQVLQTWLIDLFHRKVFAHLGSEVANRIYLAKAELYKNQNVPELINRFFDIFTLQKSLATLMTDGFALFLQLTIGLLFIAFYHPLFLAFDAFLILYLFCIWFFFGQKAIQTAINESKAKYKFVNWLEQSSKAYELLAATKVKTITYQKSENYISSYVEKRKQHFTYLLAQTIMLTTLFAISSSLLLGLGGYLVNQNQLSLGQLVAAEIIVTSILINLSKSSKYLELFYDLVAACEKISHLFSFKIEQKNNKIRSFDRIDISIKDIYISNRDKYFQLSLDIPFKNKVYFHVNESSCKEILLDHLFGQNNTGSGHLFINNEKSNNIPIQDLRLNIYDCGYPNFIEGSIKDNLTLGLSNIDDKEIYKVLELLELEESISTFNKQLNTLMLPNGSPLWKSQLPRLDIARAILLKPKVLILNESFQLLSKERQDKVLDYITSSEHSWTVLHFDKQPTNSKRYDQIVSLKWERKNEY, from the coding sequence ATGAAAACAACAAACTCAGCACCCTTAAAAACTCTAAAACTCCTTTTTGCATTGATTATCAAAAACAGTAAAGATTTTGCTCTCAATATTCTTTTTTTTGGTTTGCTGGTCTCTGTTCTAAGTCTTGCTATTCCTCTTTCAGTGCAAACATTGGTTAATAGCATCAGTTTTACCTCACTCAATCAACCTATAGCAGTTGTTAGCATCCTTCTGTTTATTGTTTTAATTAGCTCTGCTATTTTCCAAGTTTTGCAAACATGGCTTATTGACCTTTTTCATAGAAAAGTTTTTGCTCATCTGGGCTCTGAAGTAGCCAATAGAATTTATTTAGCAAAAGCAGAACTTTATAAAAATCAAAATGTACCTGAACTAATCAATCGTTTTTTTGATATTTTTACTTTGCAAAAAAGTTTAGCAACCTTAATGACTGACGGCTTTGCTTTATTTTTACAATTGACTATTGGCTTGCTGTTTATTGCTTTTTATCACCCTTTATTCTTGGCATTTGATGCTTTTTTAATCCTATATCTTTTTTGCATATGGTTTTTTTTTGGACAAAAAGCAATACAAACCGCTATTAATGAATCCAAAGCAAAGTATAAATTTGTGAATTGGTTAGAACAGTCAAGTAAAGCTTATGAACTGCTCGCTGCAACTAAGGTTAAAACCATTACTTATCAAAAGTCTGAAAACTATATCTCTTCTTACGTAGAAAAAAGAAAACAACATTTCACTTACCTTTTAGCACAAACAATCATGCTCACTACTTTGTTTGCTATTTCAAGTTCTTTATTATTAGGTTTAGGTGGTTACTTGGTTAATCAAAATCAACTTTCATTGGGACAGTTGGTTGCTGCTGAAATTATTGTGACCAGTATTTTGATTAACCTTTCTAAATCTTCTAAATATCTTGAACTATTTTATGATTTAGTTGCTGCCTGCGAAAAAATATCTCATTTATTCTCATTTAAAATTGAACAAAAAAACAATAAAATTCGTTCCTTTGATAGAATTGATATTTCAATCAAAGACATTTATATTTCAAATAGAGATAAATACTTTCAATTATCTTTGGATATCCCTTTCAAAAATAAAGTTTATTTTCATGTCAATGAGAGTTCTTGTAAAGAAATTCTCCTTGATCATCTTTTTGGTCAAAATAACACAGGCAGTGGTCATTTATTTATTAACAATGAAAAATCCAATAACATCCCCATTCAAGACTTAAGACTAAATATATACGACTGTGGTTACCCTAATTTTATTGAAGGTAGTATTAAAGATAACTTAACCCTAGGTTTATCTAACATTGATGACAAAGAGATTTATAAAGTCTTAGAACTTTTAGAATTGGAAGAAAGCATTAGCACTTTTAACAAACAACTCAATACATTAATGCTTCCTAATGGTTCACCTTTATGGAAAAGTCAATTACCTAGATTGGATATTGCCAGAGCAATTCTTTTAAAACCTAAAGTATTAATTTTAAATGAATCCTTTCAATTACTTTCAAAAGAACGCCAAGATAAAGTTTTAGATTATATTACTTCTAGCGAGCATTCTTGGACTGTATTACACTTTGATAAACAACCGACCAATTCAAAAAGATATGACCAAATTGTTTCACTAAAATGGGAAAGAAAAAATGAATATTGA
- a CDS encoding HlyD family efflux transporter periplasmic adaptor subunit has translation MNIEFNSSTEKSEFFKTKDLIQSPKFIWFLSISTFSLFTLLLLLLIFVPWQQTTAGDGHVIALDPNDRIQDLESFVDGIVSKWYVKDGSIVKKGDPIVEIIDNDPLLINRLTRETQAKRKKVDVSKIAAQTAKNNFLRQEKLYKEGLASQKDFEYATINYKKLLSQLAQDEAELAKSEVSLSRQELRIVKAPSDGTVLYVIPGSNNLIIKKGDKVARFLPKTQQRAVEIFIDGNDFPLVYAGRKVRIQFEGWPAVQSTGWPSLAIGTFAGTVWSTDSSQEKNGKFRAIIVPDLSERPWPSERFLRQGTRAHAWVTLDEVTLGYELWRRFNGFPIAVDKNLDTLGSVK, from the coding sequence ATGAATATTGAGTTTAATTCTAGCACAGAGAAATCAGAATTTTTTAAAACCAAAGATTTAATCCAATCTCCTAAATTTATATGGTTCCTAAGTATCAGCACCTTTAGTTTATTTACATTACTTTTACTCTTATTAATTTTTGTTCCCTGGCAGCAAACAACCGCAGGAGATGGCCACGTTATTGCTTTAGATCCAAACGATAGAATTCAGGATCTAGAAAGTTTTGTCGATGGTATCGTATCAAAATGGTATGTTAAAGATGGCAGTATTGTAAAAAAAGGTGACCCTATTGTTGAAATTATTGACAATGATCCTCTTCTTATAAACCGACTAACTAGAGAAACTCAAGCAAAGCGCAAAAAAGTAGATGTTTCCAAAATTGCTGCTCAAACAGCAAAAAATAATTTTTTACGTCAAGAAAAGTTATACAAAGAAGGCTTAGCATCACAAAAAGATTTTGAATATGCCACAATAAATTACAAAAAGCTTTTATCACAATTAGCTCAAGATGAGGCTGAACTAGCTAAGTCTGAAGTTTCTCTTTCAAGACAAGAACTAAGAATAGTTAAAGCACCATCTGATGGAACAGTTTTATATGTCATCCCTGGGTCAAATAATCTGATTATCAAAAAAGGAGATAAGGTTGCGCGTTTTTTACCAAAAACTCAACAGCGTGCAGTAGAAATTTTTATTGACGGTAATGATTTTCCATTGGTCTATGCTGGTAGAAAAGTAAGAATTCAATTTGAAGGTTGGCCAGCAGTTCAATCAACTGGTTGGCCTTCTCTTGCCATTGGCACATTTGCAGGCACTGTCTGGTCTACGGACTCTTCACAAGAAAAAAATGGTAAATTTAGAGCCATTATTGTACCTGATTTATCAGAAAGACCTTGGCCTAGTGAAAGATTCTTACGTCAAGGCACAAGAGCTCATGCTTGGGTTACTTTAGATGAAGTAACATTGGGTTATGAATTATGGCGAAGATTTAATGGTTTTCCAATTGCAGTTGATAAAAACTTAGATACCCTGGGCTCTGTAAAGTAA
- a CDS encoding TolC family protein — translation MLVRSIILLSLIFKFAFAKNNSYLSLKQLLKSASEFHPEMMSQYEKIKQSEQDINIAKSFFDTKLNFENNYAANGFYDGSYFSTFFEQSLPWSSINLYGQFKKSNGNFPDYEGHLETLSQGEMSFGIEWSILESFITDPRKIAILEAEFKNNIEVQQAQLVKIFFQEKAAQAFFKWKAYVKIFNTYQNLLALAQNRQEGLIKRNKFGDLATIYIEENQRYIFERERKVLLAKQLLDNAIIELLFFLRNSEGNIQYTPDTFKLEPDEIDEGALSFEDTDSSAINNFPGLSIFLFRKKIIDQTMQYLKIKRLPDLKIKTKYSKDLGTGSQSLAPQEFDISSNFSFPLQNRKNKATYLKAKSKLRELNFSYQAEKEKLNNAYKQILVSKNTAQKQLKVIQQEVTIAKKLAQAERIRWENGDSNFLLVNLREQDLAATNIELIKTHLALETLWVQNLGITNNFEKLLH, via the coding sequence ATGCTAGTTAGATCAATTATACTTTTATCCCTAATTTTTAAATTTGCTTTTGCAAAAAATAACTCTTATTTGTCTTTAAAACAACTGCTTAAAAGTGCAAGTGAGTTTCATCCAGAAATGATGAGCCAGTACGAAAAAATAAAACAAAGTGAACAGGATATTAATATTGCTAAAAGTTTTTTTGACACTAAACTTAATTTTGAAAACAATTACGCAGCAAATGGATTTTACGATGGCAGCTATTTTTCTACTTTTTTTGAACAAAGTCTACCATGGTCTAGTATAAATTTATACGGACAGTTTAAAAAAAGCAATGGCAACTTTCCTGACTATGAAGGTCATCTTGAGACACTGAGCCAAGGAGAGATGAGCTTTGGAATTGAATGGTCAATCTTAGAATCTTTTATAACTGATCCGAGAAAGATTGCCATACTAGAGGCAGAGTTTAAAAATAACATTGAAGTACAACAAGCTCAGCTTGTGAAAATTTTTTTTCAAGAAAAAGCTGCTCAAGCTTTTTTTAAGTGGAAAGCATATGTCAAAATTTTTAACACCTATCAAAATCTACTAGCTCTTGCACAAAATAGACAAGAAGGTTTGATAAAACGAAATAAATTTGGAGACCTTGCAACAATTTATATTGAAGAAAACCAACGTTATATTTTTGAAAGAGAAAGGAAAGTGCTGTTAGCAAAACAACTTCTTGACAATGCCATCATAGAGCTTCTTTTTTTCTTGAGAAATTCTGAAGGAAATATTCAATATACTCCTGATACCTTTAAACTAGAGCCTGATGAAATTGATGAAGGGGCTTTGAGTTTCGAGGACACAGACAGTTCTGCTATAAATAATTTTCCAGGTCTTAGCATCTTTCTTTTTAGAAAAAAAATTATTGACCAAACCATGCAGTATTTAAAAATTAAGCGTTTACCTGACTTAAAAATTAAAACTAAATACAGTAAAGACCTTGGAACTGGTTCACAATCACTTGCTCCTCAAGAATTCGATATATCATCAAATTTTTCTTTTCCTTTGCAAAACAGAAAAAATAAAGCAACCTATTTAAAAGCAAAAAGTAAATTAAGAGAACTTAATTTTTCTTATCAAGCAGAGAAAGAAAAGCTTAATAATGCTTATAAACAAATTCTTGTATCAAAAAATACTGCGCAAAAACAACTGAAGGTTATTCAACAAGAAGTTACAATTGCAAAGAAGCTTGCTCAGGCAGAACGTATCCGTTGGGAAAATGGTGATAGTAATTTTTTATTGGTTAACCTTAGAGAACAAGATCTTGCCGCAACCAATATAGAGCTTATCAAGACCCACCTTGCTTTGGAGACACTCTGGGTTCAAAACTTGGGAATAACCAATAACTTTGAGAAACTACTTCATTAA
- a CDS encoding ABC transporter permease yields the protein MNIQAIKAIYNFEMKRMWRTAMQSIASPVISTALYFIVFGSAIGSRMQDIDGVSYGSFIVPGLIMLSVLTQSISNASFGIYFPRFTGTIYEVLSAPVSYVEIIIGYVGAAASKSLIIGTIILLTSFFFVDLYIKHVFIMILFLCLTCITFSMLGFILGLWADGFEKLNIIPVLIITPLTFLGGSFYSIKMLPEFWQKVSMLNPVVYLINGFRWSFYENSDFSVWLSLKAIAVMLVICILIIRWIFKTGYRLKS from the coding sequence ATGAATATTCAAGCCATTAAAGCCATTTATAATTTTGAAATGAAAAGAATGTGGCGGACAGCCATGCAAAGCATTGCCTCGCCAGTAATTTCAACTGCTTTGTATTTTATTGTATTTGGTTCAGCTATTGGTTCAAGAATGCAGGATATAGATGGCGTGAGTTATGGTTCTTTTATTGTTCCTGGCTTGATTATGTTATCTGTATTAACCCAAAGTATATCCAATGCATCTTTTGGCATTTACTTTCCACGTTTTACTGGAACAATTTATGAAGTGTTATCTGCGCCAGTTTCATATGTAGAAATTATTATTGGTTATGTAGGGGCAGCTGCCAGTAAATCATTGATCATTGGGACAATCATTTTGTTAACATCTTTCTTTTTTGTGGATCTTTATATTAAGCATGTTTTCATTATGATTCTCTTTTTGTGTTTAACCTGTATAACCTTTAGTATGTTAGGCTTTATTCTTGGTTTGTGGGCGGATGGTTTTGAAAAACTTAATATTATCCCAGTATTAATTATTACACCCCTAACGTTTTTAGGCGGTAGTTTTTACTCCATTAAAATGTTGCCAGAGTTTTGGCAAAAAGTTTCTATGCTTAACCCAGTGGTTTATTTAATCAATGGTTTTAGATGGAGCTTTTATGAAAACTCTGACTTTAGTGTGTGGTTAAGTTTAAAAGCTATTGCAGTGATGTTGGTTATATGTATTTTAATTATTCGTTGGATTTTTAAAACAGGATATCGTTTAAAGAGTTAA